One Candidatus Palauibacter scopulicola genomic window, CCGCCCACAGCACCGCTTCTGTCGCCTCCGCAGGGGCGCAGAGCAGAAGGAGGCCCTCCGCCCCGGCCGTTTCTCGCAGCGCCATCTCCTCGACGTCGGACCAGTGGACCACGAGCGTGGCGCCGGGGATCGGGATGTTGCCGGACTCGTCGACGACCGTCACCTGAAGCGAAGGCCGGTCGCGGCAACCGTCCTCCTGCCCCAGGACCGGGCCGGTCGGAACGGCGGCGAGGATGAAGAAGAGGGGAACGACAGCTGCTGGTCTCGCTTCGACCATGGGCCACACTCTCTGCGCGGGTTCGCCCTGCTCCACGATGCAGCGTACGGCTCCCGGACTGCACGGATCGGAAGAACGTCACATTCGTGTCGGAAGACGCCAGCCATGTAAGACGTTCGCCAGTCCCAACACCCCCCTCACGTCTTCAATACAACACCCAGCTGAAAGGCCAGGAGGCGCGTGTACTCTTTACCCTCGACCGTGATGCCGATCTCGGGGGGAGGGTAGTCGATGACGTCCTTGAGCCCCACCTGGTAGAGCGCATCGATGCTGACGCGGACGTCGTCCGTGATTCCGTGGGAAAGCCCCAACCTGCCCATGAGGCCGTAGTCCGTGACCTCGGCGCCCGGATCCGCACCCTCGCAGAGCCCGGGGCCAAAGGTGCCGGAGTTATCGCATGAGACCTTGATCCCGAGCCATGGTCCCGCCTGAACGCCGAGAGACAGCCTCCCGCTGCCGATGATCCGGGGCCGGGCGAGGAGCCACGAGGTCTGCACGTAATCGATCGAGCGGCTACCCGTCCACTCTAGCCCGCCGGCGTAATACCTGACGTCCGTTCCCATTCGCGCGTACGACACCCCCGGACGCAGGGAGAGGCCCGATCCCAACGGGAACCCGAAGTCCACACCGACCGTGGGGACGGTGATCGATTCGCCTCCGTTTCCCACGATGGATCCCATACCGATACCCGCTCGGAGCGCGACGTCCTCCTGTGCGGCTAGCGGCGCGGCCAGCAGGATGCCGGTCGCGATGATGCGTCTTCTCACGTCGCCTCCCCCTTCGTCGCGGTGCCCGCCCGTTGGCGTCCCTCGCCCCGAGATACCGCGACTCTCCTAGCCATACGCCTCGGCGTGCCGGAGGATCCTCCCGGGACGCCCTCCGACGCGTCGAACGACGTCAGTGGTAGAAGACGTTCACCAGGGCGAGGGGGATCGCGGGGACGTACGTCACGAGGAGGAGGACGGCGACGAGGACGGCGACGAAGCGGAGGTTGACCTTGCTCACCTCCCAGATGTCCGCCTTGGCGACGGAGCACGCGGTCACGAGCACGCTCGCCACCGGCGGCGTCTGCTGGCCGATGCCCAGGTTGAGGGTGACGACGAGGCCGAAGTGGACCGGGTCGATCCCCGCCGCGCGCACGAGCGGCATCACGATGGGGACGACGAGGATGATCGCCGCGGCCGAGTGCAGGAAGAGGCCGATGACGAGAAAGAAGACGTTGAGCAGCGCGAGGATGAGCCACTTGTTCTCCGTGAGCCCCATGATCCCCGCCGCGACCTGCTGCGGGAGCCGCTGTTCGGTGAGGTAGTCGCCGAGCAGGGCGGAGGTCGCGACGAGCAGCATGACGACGGCCGTCTGCACGCCGCCCTCGAGCATCGCCTCGCGCAGGTGGGCGAGGTCGAGTTCGCGGTAAATGAGCCCGCCCACGACGAGCGACGCGACAACGGCGAGCCCGGCCCCCTCCGTCGCCGTCACCCAGCCGCTGAAGATCCCGCCGAGGATGATCGCGGGCAGGAGGAGGGCCCACCCGGCCTCGCGCGCCGTCGTCCACACGCGGCGGAGTTCGAACCGGCCCTCCACGGGGAAGTCGTGGCGACGGGCGTAGAGCCAGGCGACGAACATGAGCAGCAAGCCGCCGAGCACCCCGGGCACGATGCCGGCGACGAACAGCTCGACGACCGAGGCCTCGGCCATGACGCCATACAGGATCATGGGGATGGACGGGGGGATGATGACGGCGAGCGTGGCCGAGGAAGACGTCACGGCCGCGGCGAAGGGCGTCCGGTAGCCGCGTTTCTTCATGGCGGGGATGAGGATGGAGCCGAGCGCGGCGACATCGGCCACGGCGGAGCCCGAGATCTCCGCGAAGAAGAGCGAGGCGGAAATGCCGACCATCGCGAGGCCGCCGCGGATGAACCCGACGAGCGCGGAGGCGAAGGCGATGAGCCGGCGCGAGATCCCGGTCGCGTTCATGATCGCGCCCGCGAGGATGAAGAGCGGGATGGCGATGAGCGGGAACGAGGTCGCCCCGTCGAACAGCACGAGGCCCGCGTTCGGGAGCATGGCGACGCCGCCCGAGGCGACGATGGCGACGAGCGCGACGATCCCGAGCGCGACCGCAATGGGGACGCCAATGGCGATGAGAAGCACCAGGCCGAGGAAGAGAACGAGGAGCGTCACGGCTCGCCCTCGCCGGCTGGGACCGTCTCCTCCGCGCCGGCGTCCCCCGGGGAAAGCGCGTCCCGCAGTCCCAGCAGCTGCGCGACGATGAAGAGGACGGCCCCGATCGGGATCACCGACTGCGCCAGCGCCGCGGGCACGGAGGGCAGGCTCACGAGCGTCGTCCCCTCCAGCACGCGGACGACCTGCCAGCCGGCCCACGCGACCGCGGCGAAGAAGGCGATGATCGCGCCCTCGGCCGCGAGCACGACGGCAAGCCGCGCGCGCCCCGTCAAGTGCTGGGTCAGCGTGGGCACGCCGATGTGCGCCCGGCGCAGCGCCGCGAGCGCCGCCCCGTAGTAGGTGAGCCACGCGAGGAGGATCGACGCCACCTCGTCGTACCACACGAGCGCCGCCCCCGCCTTCCTGAAGCCGACTCCCACGACGACGACCAGGGCGAGCGCCGCGAGGAGGACGAGCACCGCCCCCTCGAGGAAGCGCCGGACGCCCGTCCTCATCATGGGAATCGCGACCCGGCGGTCGGGCCGGTTATGAGCCGGTCTCCGGCGATCCGGTCTCCGCCGATCCTGCCGGCGACCCGGCCTCCGATCCCGCCTCCGATCCCGCCTCCGGAGCGGCCGCGGGCGATCCCGCCGCCCGCGCCCGGTCGATGAGGGACTGTCCGTCCTCGACGGTCGCCGCAAACTCGTCGTACACGGGCTCGCTGGCGGACTCGAAGCGGGCCGGATCCGCCTCGTTGATCTCCATCTCCGTGGCCTCGAGTTCGGCGAGCAACTCGCCGTCCATGCGCGCGGCCGTCTCGTACACGAACGCCTGCATCTCCCGCGCGATCGCCTCCACCTCGGCGCGCACGTCCTCCGGGTGGCGCTCCCAGCGCCCGGCGCCCGTCGTGACGAAGGCGGGGCTGTACACGTGCCCCGTGAGGGAAAGGTAGTCCTGCACCTCGTGCAGCTTGGAACTCGTCACCTGCGTGAGCGGGTTCTCCTGTCCGTCCATCACCCCCGTCTGGAGCGCGACGAAGACTTCGGAGAAGGGCATCGGCGTCGGGTTCGCGCCCAGCGCCTGGAAGAGCTTCACGCGCCACACGCCGCGCGGCGTCCGCAGCTTGATCCCGTCCAGGTCCTCCGGCCCGTGGATGGGTCGGCGGGAGTTCGTGATGTGACGGAACCCGTTCTCCCACACCGCCAGGATCCGGTAACCGGCTTCCTCCGCGCGGGGCGCGAGTTCGGGCCACACGACGGCCTCCTCGATCCGCCTCATGTGGTCGCGGTCGCGGACGAGGTACGGCATCTCGAACAGGCCGAACGCGTCCACCATCGAGGACATGATCGTGGAGGGGATGGACATGTCGAGCGTGCCGAGCCGCAGCCGCTGCAGCATCGCGTCGTCGCCGCCGAGCTGGCTCGCGCCGTAGACGTGGAGTTCGGCCCGGCCGGCGAGCCGTTCGTTCACGCGGCGCGCGAACTCGTTGGCCGTCACGTCGTAGAGCGAGCCGGGGGAGCCGACGTGGCCCAGCGAGAGTTCGACGACCCCCGGTTCCCCGCCCCCTCCGCCGCACCCGAAGCCGGCGAGCGTCGCGGCGACCGACGCCGCGACCGACGCCCTGGCGAGCCTCGAAGTCCGTCCCGCGGGCCGCTTCATGCCTCGCATGATGCCTCTCATGCCCCGGCCAGGAAGTCGGCGGCGGCCACCAGACCGCCGGGTTCGTGCGCGATTCCGCTGGTCTTCAGTCCCATCTCCACCCCGGCCAGCGCTCCCATCAGCGTGAGTTCGTTGAGATCCCCGAGGTGCCCGATCCGGAACACCTTCCCCTTGAGGGGGCCGAGACCCGTCCCCAGCGACATGTCGAAACGTTCGAGCACGGCGAGACGGAACGCATCTGCGTCCTCCCCGTCTCCCACCATCACGGTCGTCCCGGCGCTCGACACCGCCTTCGGATCCTGACAGTAGTTGCGCAGACCCCAAGCGGCGACGGCCCGGCGCGTGGCCTCGGCGTGGCGCGCGTGGCGGGCGAAGGTGGCGTCGGCCCCTTCCTCCCGCAGCATCGCGAGCGACGCCTCGAGCCCGTAGAGGAGCGTCGTGGGCGGGGTATAGGGGAAGTAGCCGCCCTCGTTGTCGCTCAGCATCGCCGTCCAGTCGAAGTACGAACGCGGCGTCCCGCGGCCCGCGCGGTGGCGGGCGAGCGCCTTCTCGCTCACGGCGCAGAACCCGAGGCCGGGCGGGAGCATGAGACCCTTCTGGGAGCCGCACACCGTGACGTCCACGCCCCATTCGGCCTGCTGGAATGGCGTGGCGGCGAGGGAGGAGACGGCGTCGACCATGAGGAGGGCGGGATGGCCGGCTTCGTCGAGCGCCTTCCGCACGGCCGCGATGTCGCTCGTGAGGCCCGTCGAGGTCTCGTTGTGGACGACGAGCACGGCCTGGATGCCCCGCTTTCCATCCCCCGAATCCTCCGCCAGACGCGCGGCGATGCGGGCGGGATCCGCAGGGCGCCGCCAGTCTCCGTCGATCGCCTCCACCCGCAGCCCGAGAGCCCGTCCCACCTCTCCCCACTTCGAGGCAAAGAACCCGTTGTTCCAGAGGAGGACGCGGTCGCCGGGGGAGATGGCGTTGGCGAGGGCGCTCTCCCAGCACCCGGTCGCGGAGGAGGGGAAGATGAAGACGTGCGCGGGGTCGCCGAACACCCATTTCAACCCGTCGAACAACCCGAGCGTCATCTCGCCGAACTCGGGTCCGCGGTGGTCGATGACGGACCGGTTCATGGCCCGGAATACGCGCTCGGGCACCGGGGTCGGGCCCGGAAGCTGGAGGAAGTGTCTGCCGCTGCGGTAGGTCAAGGGTGGCTCGCTCTTGTCAGGTCGGGGCTTCCGCCGATACAACTTGGCTCGTGACCCGCCCAATCTCTCACGACCGCGCCGGTTCGCAACGGCCCCGGCCCGGACCCGACGCTCGACGCGAGGCCCGGCTCGAAGCTCGACTTCGGGCGGGGCTCCGGGGAGAGGTCCGGTTCGACCGTTTCACGCGCGGGCTGTACAGCACGGATGCGTCGATTTACCAGGTCGAGCCGCTGGGGGTCGTTCTCCCGGAATCGGCTGGCGACGTGCGGCGGACGGTGGAACTGGCGGGCGAGCACGGGACGTCGGTCGTGGTGCGCGGGGCGGGGACGTCGCAGAGCGGGCAGTCGATCGGGCGCGGCGTGATCCTCGACACGAGCCGGGGGCTGGACGGGGTGCTCGACTTCGATCCGGCCGCCCGGCGCATCGTGGTCGAACCGGGGATCGTGCTGGACCGGCTGAACGCGTTCCTGCGGCCGCACGGGCTCTTCTTCCCCATCGACGTGGCCACGTCGAGCCGCGCCACGCTGGGGGGGATGGCCGGCAACAACAGCGCGGGGTCGCGGTCGGTGCGGTACGGTCACATGGTCGAGCACGTCCGGGGCATCGAGGCGGTGCTCGCGGACGGCCGGCGCGCCGAGTTCCGCCGCGAGGCCGGGCCGGAAGGGGCGTTCGGGGCCTCCGCGGCGTCCGGGGCCTCCGGGGACAGCCTCGAAGCCGACATGCGGGCGCTCTACCGGCGCGAGGCCGAGGAACTGGCGCGGCGGGTGCCGGACGTCCCCCGGCACGTGGCCGGCTATGCGCTGCACCGCCTGGGCCGGGAGGGCGCCGGGCTGTCGGATCTTCTCGTGGGTTCGGAGGGGACGCTCGCGCTCTTCACCGCGCTCGAACTCGACCTTCAGCCCATCCCCTCCGTGCGCGCGCTCGGCGTGTGCCGCTTCGACGGGACCGGCGAGGCGCTGGCCGCGGTCCCGGCGATCGTCCAGATCGAACCGACGGCGGTGGAACTGTTCGACGCGACCGTGCTCGGGCTGGCCGCGCAGATGCCGAGTTTCGAGCGGGTGCTCCGGCAGCTCGGGGAGGACGGGAGCGGCCCGCCGCGCGACATCCTCGTGGTCGAGTTCGCCGGGGACGATCCGGACGCCGTCTCGGCTTCCCTCTCGCAGCTCGAGTCCGCGCTGGGCGGGATCGCCGTGGGCGTCACCCGCGCGGAGTCCCCCGTCTTCCAGGCCCGCATCTGGGCCATGCGCAAGGCGGGGCTGAGCATCTCCATGTCCCAGCCCGCCGACCGCAAACCGCTCGCCTTCATCGAGGACTGCGCGATCCCGCTCGAACGGCTGCCCGAGTGGTACCGCCGGCTCACGGAGATCATCGACCGCCACGCCACGCACGCCGTGTGGTACGCGCACGCGTCCGTGGGCTGCCTCCACGTGCGGCCGGCGCTGGACCTGCGCGACGGGGACGATGTGGAGCGGCTGCGCGCGATCGCGGTGGACGCCTTCGCGCTCGCGGGCGAACTGGGCGGATCTCATTCAGGCGAGCACGGAGACGGCTGGATCCGGTCGGAGTTCCTTGAACCGATGCTGGGCGCGCGCCTCGTCTCCGCCTTCGGCGAGATCAAGCGCCGCTTCGATCCGGAGGACCGCCTGAACCCCGGGAAGATCATCGACCCGCCCCGCATGAACGACCCCACGCTGCTGCGGGCCCGGTACCGACTGGAGACCCGGAAGCTGCCGACGGCGCTCGACTGGGGAGCGTGGGGCGGCTTCTCGCCGGCCGTCGACATGTGCAACAACAACGGCACCTGTCTCAAGCGAAGTCCGGGGGTGATGTGCCCCTCCTTCCGCGCCACGAGCGACGAGCGGCATTCCACGCGCGGTCGCGCCAACGCCCTGCGGCTCGCGCTGTCGGGGCAGTTGGGCGAGGACCCGTGGACATCGCCGGAACTGTACGAGGCGATGGACCTCTGCCTGGGCTGCAAGGGCTGCCGCCGCGAGTGTCCGACGGGCGTGGACATGGCGCGCATGAAGGTGGAGTTCCTGCACCGCCTGCGCGCCGAGCAACCGCTCTCGCCCCGGGACCGCGCGCTCGCGTACCTACCGCGCTACGCGCCGCTCGTCTCGCGCGCGGCCCCGCTCGTCAACCTGCGGAACCGGATCCCCGCGCTCGCCCGCCTCGGGGAACGCGTCGGGGGTCTGGCGGCCGACCGGCCGCTCCCGCGCTGGTCGTCGCAGCCGTTTTCCCTGCCCTCCCGGCTTCCCGCCGGGCTTCCCGCCCGGGATAACGGCGCGCCGAGGGTCGCGCTCTTCGTCGACACCTTCACGCGCTATTTCGAGCCGGAGAACGCTCACGCGGCTGTGCGAGTGCTGGCGCGGGCGGGCTATCGCGTGGAGGAGGCCGTGACCGCGGGCCGGCCGCTCTGCTGCGGGCGCACCTTCCTCAACGCGGGCCTGGTGGAAGAGGCGCGGACCGAACTCGACCGCACCGTCCGCGCGCTGGGCCGCTTCGTGGCGCGGGGGATTCCGGTGGTGGGACTCGAACCGTCATGCCTGCTCACGCTGCGCGACGAACTGCCGGTGCTTGACTCCGGACCCGAGGCGGCCGAAGTCGCGGACCGGGCCCGCCTGCTGACCGAATGGCTCGTCGAAGCGGCGGCGCTCGACCGGCTGGACCTCGCGCCCCTCCCCGTCCGGCGCGTCCGCGTCCACGGCCACTGCCACGAGAAGGCCTTCGGCGCGGACGGCCCCACGCTGGACGTCCTCCGCGCGATCCCCGACCTCGAGGTCGAACCCATCCCCGCCGGCTGCTGCGGGATGGCGGGTTCGTTCGGCTACGAGGCGGAACACGCGGAGGTCTCCCGCCGCGTCGCCGAACTCGAACTCCTCCCCACCGTCCGCAAACTGCGCGACGACGAATGGCTCATCGCCAACGGCACAAGCTGCCGCCACCAGGTCGCCGACCTCGCCAACGCCACCGGCCGCCACGTCGTCAACGTGCTCGACGCCGCAGCTTTCCCTCCTTGACGCATCGCAATCCTCGGCACGGACGAGTGAAGGGAGACGGGTGATCCGGCGTTACCCTCCGGGCCGTGTGCTCATCCAGTCGCAATCCTCGTCCGAGACCAGGTACATCAAGATCCAGGTCTGAAGCTTCTCCGACTCGTCGATTCGCCGGTCCAGGACGAATAGCGTATCGCCCCTGAAGGTCTCCATCGGTCGAATGTCGAAGTCGTGCGGCACGAGGGTGTCCACACACGCTTGTGAGAGGTCTGGCGAGAGGATCCCGACCCAGGTCTTGGCGGTGAGCACCGGCATCGGTTCCATCTTCAGTGCCGTCTGGTCGTGGTGGGTGAACAGGAAACCGCCGCCGGGACGTGGGAATAGTTGCCGGAGTTGCGAACTTTCCTCCAACTGCTCGCGGTACGGGATATGCTCGATGTCGATGCGTTCCCGGAGGTCGGCCGGGACCCCCTTCCGCCTCGCCACCGGGATATCCAGCGTGTCCACCACCTCGCCCCGCAGGTTCAAGACGAACATCTCGTCCAGCCCGGACCAGCCCTGCACGAACCGTCCGTCGGCGTACGCAAGAGAACCGATACTAAAAAGGCTCGCATAGGACCAGTTGTCGGTGCTGAGCGACGCGACGTATTCCCGGGGGAGTCCGCCCATGCTCGTGAATTCGTCCGTGGCCGGCCGCCAACGAGTCAGCGATGTTTCGCGCTGGAGTTCGAAATCCGTCATCCAGACGTCCTGGCCGATCACCACCGGGGGCGTGATTCCGCCCAGCGCGGGAAAGTCCACAACCCGAATGGTCTCTCCGGTGTTTCGGTCGAAGACGTTCACTCGCCGCGACCCTGTGGTCTGGGCGGCTACGGTCGAATCGTCGATGAGCATCGGAGCTCCGGGCCCGCCGCGAAACTCTCCCGGCCCCTCTCCCGGCCGTCCGTACACAAGCATCAAACTGCCGTCTCTGCGGAACCGGAGGACCCGTGCCGAAAAGATGTCCGATATGTAGAAGGACCCGTCGAGGGGGTCGACGACCAGAGCGTATGGGTTGCCGATGTACAGCGTGTCGCCTTCCGGCAGCAGAAGGCTGTCGACGGCAGTGAGGGTTGGCCCCGCCGCGTCCCCAGTCACGCGTTCGCCGGACTCGGAGCCGCAGCCCGTGATCAGGAACATGCCACCGGCGAACAACGCGACGCCGACACGACGGGACCAGCCCACTACTGTCCCTTAATCGTCGTCAATGACGACGACGATGGGGGGCGCCACGTAGCAGCAGACGGGCGCGCCGGCCGCGCACGCGCCGGGGCACTCGAAGTTGTTGAAGCTGAGAAGCACCTGCGGCGGGCGCTGCGCCGTGGCCCCGAAAGGCACGACGGCCAGAACCCCCATCAGCGCCACGATGGCGAGCGCCCCGGTGACCAGATTGCGTCTCTTCATTTTAGCCGCTCCTTGTGTTGGGTGGCTGCAGCTCCGCGTTCCGCCCTACTCCATCTCCCTCTGTTGTTGATTCGCCTCGTGTTCCAATACCGACAACGCGTCCACGGCCTCTCGCAACGAACGTCCGTCTTCCAGAGCGTCGAGGAGAGGGCTTGACGGCCCGTAGACGCGCTCGGCACGAAAGAGGACACCACCACCGGAGTCAACCACCAATTCAATTGGCGTGCGCAGAGGCTCGATCTGCACGCCCCTGAGGTATCCGTCCGTCCTTACCCCAGTCGTGAGCAGAATCCTCCTCTCGTTGTCTTCCGGTTCACGAGCGAGCAACAACTCCACGTTCACCCCCGACATCCGCTCC contains:
- a CDS encoding TRAP transporter large permease — its product is MTLLVLFLGLVLLIAIGVPIAVALGIVALVAIVASGGVAMLPNAGLVLFDGATSFPLIAIPLFILAGAIMNATGISRRLIAFASALVGFIRGGLAMVGISASLFFAEISGSAVADVAALGSILIPAMKKRGYRTPFAAAVTSSSATLAVIIPPSIPMILYGVMAEASVVELFVAGIVPGVLGGLLLMFVAWLYARRHDFPVEGRFELRRVWTTAREAGWALLLPAIILGGIFSGWVTATEGAGLAVVASLVVGGLIYRELDLAHLREAMLEGGVQTAVVMLLVATSALLGDYLTEQRLPQQVAAGIMGLTENKWLILALLNVFFLVIGLFLHSAAAIILVVPIVMPLVRAAGIDPVHFGLVVTLNLGIGQQTPPVASVLVTACSVAKADIWEVSKVNLRFVAVLVAVLLLVTYVPAIPLALVNVFYH
- a CDS encoding TRAP transporter substrate-binding protein, translating into MRGMKRPAGRTSRLARASVAASVAATLAGFGCGGGGGEPGVVELSLGHVGSPGSLYDVTANEFARRVNERLAGRAELHVYGASQLGGDDAMLQRLRLGTLDMSIPSTIMSSMVDAFGLFEMPYLVRDRDHMRRIEEAVVWPELAPRAEEAGYRILAVWENGFRHITNSRRPIHGPEDLDGIKLRTPRGVWRVKLFQALGANPTPMPFSEVFVALQTGVMDGQENPLTQVTSSKLHEVQDYLSLTGHVYSPAFVTTGAGRWERHPEDVRAEVEAIAREMQAFVYETAARMDGELLAELEATEMEINEADPARFESASEPVYDEFAATVEDGQSLIDRARAAGSPAAAPEAGSEAGSEAGSPAGSAETGSPETGS
- a CDS encoding aminotransferase class V-fold PLP-dependent enzyme yields the protein MTYRSGRHFLQLPGPTPVPERVFRAMNRSVIDHRGPEFGEMTLGLFDGLKWVFGDPAHVFIFPSSATGCWESALANAISPGDRVLLWNNGFFASKWGEVGRALGLRVEAIDGDWRRPADPARIAARLAEDSGDGKRGIQAVLVVHNETSTGLTSDIAAVRKALDEAGHPALLMVDAVSSLAATPFQQAEWGVDVTVCGSQKGLMLPPGLGFCAVSEKALARHRAGRGTPRSYFDWTAMLSDNEGGYFPYTPPTTLLYGLEASLAMLREEGADATFARHARHAEATRRAVAAWGLRNYCQDPKAVSSAGTTVMVGDGEDADAFRLAVLERFDMSLGTGLGPLKGKVFRIGHLGDLNELTLMGALAGVEMGLKTSGIAHEPGGLVAAADFLAGA
- a CDS encoding TRAP transporter small permease subunit; this encodes MMRTGVRRFLEGAVLVLLAALALVVVVGVGFRKAGAALVWYDEVASILLAWLTYYGAALAALRRAHIGVPTLTQHLTGRARLAVVLAAEGAIIAFFAAVAWAGWQVVRVLEGTTLVSLPSVPAALAQSVIPIGAVLFIVAQLLGLRDALSPGDAGAEETVPAGEGEP
- a CDS encoding FAD-linked oxidase C-terminal domain-containing protein, producing the protein MTRPISHDRAGSQRPRPGPDARREARLEARLRAGLRGEVRFDRFTRGLYSTDASIYQVEPLGVVLPESAGDVRRTVELAGEHGTSVVVRGAGTSQSGQSIGRGVILDTSRGLDGVLDFDPAARRIVVEPGIVLDRLNAFLRPHGLFFPIDVATSSRATLGGMAGNNSAGSRSVRYGHMVEHVRGIEAVLADGRRAEFRREAGPEGAFGASAASGASGDSLEADMRALYRREAEELARRVPDVPRHVAGYALHRLGREGAGLSDLLVGSEGTLALFTALELDLQPIPSVRALGVCRFDGTGEALAAVPAIVQIEPTAVELFDATVLGLAAQMPSFERVLRQLGEDGSGPPRDILVVEFAGDDPDAVSASLSQLESALGGIAVGVTRAESPVFQARIWAMRKAGLSISMSQPADRKPLAFIEDCAIPLERLPEWYRRLTEIIDRHATHAVWYAHASVGCLHVRPALDLRDGDDVERLRAIAVDAFALAGELGGSHSGEHGDGWIRSEFLEPMLGARLVSAFGEIKRRFDPEDRLNPGKIIDPPRMNDPTLLRARYRLETRKLPTALDWGAWGGFSPAVDMCNNNGTCLKRSPGVMCPSFRATSDERHSTRGRANALRLALSGQLGEDPWTSPELYEAMDLCLGCKGCRRECPTGVDMARMKVEFLHRLRAEQPLSPRDRALAYLPRYAPLVSRAAPLVNLRNRIPALARLGERVGGLAADRPLPRWSSQPFSLPSRLPAGLPARDNGAPRVALFVDTFTRYFEPENAHAAVRVLARAGYRVEEAVTAGRPLCCGRTFLNAGLVEEARTELDRTVRALGRFVARGIPVVGLEPSCLLTLRDELPVLDSGPEAAEVADRARLLTEWLVEAAALDRLDLAPLPVRRVRVHGHCHEKAFGADGPTLDVLRAIPDLEVEPIPAGCCGMAGSFGYEAEHAEVSRRVAELELLPTVRKLRDDEWLIANGTSCRHQVADLANATGRHVVNVLDAAAFPP